Within the Acuticoccus sediminis genome, the region GCGCGGACGGCCGCCTCGAAGTGTGGAGCGACGGCGTCGCCTTCCCGCTCGAGGAGCGATCCGCAGGTGACCGCGCGTGACAGGATCGGCACTATGATGGCAGGCCGTAAGACGCCGGATGAGCAGAGGTAGAATGAACGAGCGTTCCCATGACGGCGAACGGATCGCCGACGTCGACGACGGCGACGCCATCGCCGACGTCGTCGAGGAGGCGGCCGAGGACGCCGCGCCCGGTGCGCCGCTCGTCGTCGAACCGCACGATCCGGCCGATCCCGCCGTCGCGCGCCTCGTCGAGCGGGCGCGGCTGCTGCACGATCCGTGGGCACGCCTGTCGCCCGACGCGCCGATCTCCGGCGACCACGTCCTGAACCCCGACTGGCACGGCGACGAGACGCCGCCCCCGCCGCGCGAGGCGGCCGTGCTGATCGCGCTCGCCGCCAACGCGGCCGGCGAGCTGGGCGTGATTCTCACCGAGCGCGCCTCGCACCTCTCCGCCCACGCCGGACAGGTGGCCCTCCCCGGCGGCAAGATCGAGAAGGGCGAGACACCCACCATGGCCGCCCTGCGCGAGGCGGAGGAGGAGGTGGAACTGCCGCCCGGTGCGGTCGAGCCGCTCGGCATCTTCGAGGCGTACCTGACCCGCACCAACTACATGGTGGTCCCGGTGCTGGCGCTGGTGCGCGAGCGGGTCACCCTGCGCCCCCATCCCGGCGAGGTGTCCGAGGTCTTCCTCGCCCCCTGGTCGCGCGTCATGGACGCGGCCTACCGTCACGAGCGCAGCTACGAGCTGGAAGGGCGCCGCCGCCGCTTCTACGAGACCATGGTCGGCGACAAGTCCGTCTGGGGCGTGACCGCCGGCATCTTCAAAGTCGTGAGCGAACGTCTGTACGGTCCATGATCCGCATCATCGTCACCCAACTCATCCTCTTCGCCCTGCCGTTCATCTTCTATTTCGCCTACCGGGTCGCAACCCGCGGTGCCACGGGCGCGGCGGTCTCCGACCTCAGCAAGGCGATGTTCACGCTGATCGTCATCGGCGGACTGCTCGTCATCGCCAGCTTCGCCTACTTCGCCGTCCACGGCGTGAACACGGAAGGGCGTTACATTCCTGCACGATATGTCGACGGGAAATTAATCCCGGGGCACTATGAGACCGACAACTGACGTAACGGATAACTGAAGCAACCCAGAGGGACGGCCGGGCGTGCGAGGCGACCTGTTGCAGACGGCACCGGCATGACGGAACGAAGCCTTCCCGGTCAGAGCTTCCAGCTCAACGCCTTCTGGCTGTCCTCGCCGGCCCTCGCGTCGATCTTCGATGCGATCGAACCCGTCGCCCCCATCAGGGTCGTCGGCGGCGCGGTGCGGAACTCGCTGATGGGAGAGCCGATCAGCGACATCGACCTCGCCACCGAAGCCGAGCCGCAGGACGTCGCACGGGCGGCGTCGGCCGCCGGCATCCGCGTCCACGAGACCGGTATCGAGCACGGCACGCTCACCCTCGTGAGCCAGAAGATGGCCTTCGAGGTCACCACCCTGCGCGAGGACGTCTCCACCGACGGCCGGCGGGCGACCGTGCGCTTCACCCGCGACTGGGCGAAGGATGCCGAGCGGCGCGACTTCACCATGAACGCCCTCTACCTCGACCGCTTCGGCGGCGGGCTCGACACCGTCGGCGGCTATGCCGACTGCCTCGCCCGGCGGGTGCGCTTCATCGGCGACGCGGACCAGCGGATCATCGAGGACCACCTGCGCATCCTGCGCTTCTTCCGCTTCAACGCGTCCTACGGCAACGGCGCGCTGGACCGGGAGGGGCTCGAGGCCTCCCGGCGGCACAAGGACCGTATCCCGAACCTCGCCGCCGAGCGCATCTGCCACGAGATGATGAAGATCGTCGCGGCGCCGCGGGCCGCCGACGTGCTGGAGATCATCGGCGCGGAAGGCTTCATCGACCACGCGATGCCGGGGCCGTACGACATCCCGGCCTTCACCGCGCTGACGTCGCTGGAGCGGCGGGTCGGGCGCGAGCCGACGCCGCCGCTCGCGATCGCCGCGCTCCTCGGCCTCGACCGCGAGCGCTTCGACGCGGCGGCCTCGGCGCTGCGCTTCTCCCGCCGCGACCGGGCGCGGGCGCTCTGCGCGATGGAGGCGGCGCGCTTCATGCCGCCCCACTCGGTGCCGCAGATCAACGCCCTCCTGTACGACCACGGCGCGGAAGCATTCGTCGACGGCCTGCTCGTCGCCGCCGCGCGCGGGGCGGACATCATCGACCTGCCGCACCTCGTCTCGCTCGCGCGGCAGTGGAAGCGGCCGCGCCTGCCGGTGAACGGTTCGGACCTTCTGGAGCAGGGCGGCGAGCCGGGTCCGGGCCTCGGCGACCGGCTCAGCCATCTCGAGGACGTCTGGCGCCAGTCCGACTTTTCCTTGGACAAGATCCACCTTCTCGCCATCGACCGGCAATCGCGCCACCCCAAAGAATGATAGAAGGGGCGGGGAGGCCCGTTGCGCCGGCGTGGGTGCAATGGGTACCCGACGTGTGCTAGCGAGCGTCGCTCATCGCGCTGAGGCCAACCACGGACCGCCATCACCCATGACCATCGACATGTCCACGATCCCTGCCGAATGTATCGTCAAGCAGGGGGATGACTGGATGCTGGTCGCGCCGATCCCCGACGCCATCGCGGAGGAGGTCGCCGCCTATTCCGTCGCCCAGCGCGCGACGATGAAGCACATCGTCGGCTCCGAGGAGGTGCGCCGCAAGGTGGTCGGCAACCGCATGCGCCAGGACCGGCTCTGCGCGGCGATCGTCAACGGCGAGATCGCGGGCTGCATCTCCTACCGCATGGACGGGGAGGGCAGCGTCTGGCCGGAGGCTAAACGCTTCCGCGAACACTTCGGCCCGGTCTCCGGCACGTTCCGCTACATGCTCGCCGAGGCGACACTGCACCGCGGCCACCGGGACGAGCTCTACCTCGAAGGCTTCAAGGTCGACCCCGCCGCGCGCGGCCGCGGCATCGGCACGGCGCTGCTGCACTGGCTCGGCTCCGAGGTGGTGCGGCGCGGCAAGTCGCGCTGGCGCACCGAGGCCTCGGTCACGGCCGCCCCGGCGATGCGCGTCTACCAGGGCGTCGGCGCCAAGCCGACGAAGACGGTCCACCTCGGCCCCATCGGCCGCATCGCCGACCGGCCGAGCTTCGTCGTCCTCGTCTGGGAGCCGCCGGTCGACACCCCCGCCGGGACCTGACCGTCCGCCCCCGCGCCGGCCGGACAGCGCGCGGGGGACGAGCCAATTCTGCGACTTAGCGCGGCACCGCTCGACCCCGCACCGGTTCAAGCGTTGAATCGGGAACCTGGCGGACTGATATCCGGTTCGTTCGCTATCAAAGGGGGGCGATCCAACAGCATGAACATGTTCCGCACGGCGCTTCTTCTTGCCGCGATGACGGCGATCTTCATGGGCGTCGGTTACCTGATCGGCGGTCCCAGCGGCATGGTGATCGCGTTCGGCATCGCGGTCGCCACCAACCTCTTCGCCTACTGGAATTCCGACAAGCTCGTCCTGCGCATGCACAACGCACGCGAGGTCGACGAGCGCTCGGCGCCGGAATATTACGGCCTCGTGCGCGACCTTGCCGCGCGGGCGGGCCTGCCGATGCCGCGGGTCTACATCCTCGAGGAGGACCAGCCCAACGCCTTCGCGACGGGCCGGAACCCCGACAACGCCGCCGTCGCCGCCACCCGCGGGCTCCTCAACATGATGAGCCGCGAGGAGGTTGCCGGCGTCATGGCCCACGAGCTCGCCCACATCCAGAACCGCGACACGCTGACGATGACGATCACCGCGACGCTCGCCGGTGCCATCTCCATGCTCGCGAACTTCGCCTTCCTGTTCGGCCGGCGCGACAGCCCGGCGGGCACCATCGGCGTGATCGTCACCATGATCGTCGCCCCCATCGCGGCGATGCTGGTGCAGATGGCGATCAGCCGTACACGCGAATATTCCGCCGACCGCCGTGGCGCGGAGATCTGCGGCAACCCGATCTGGCTCGCCTCGGCGCTGCAGCGCCTCGAGTCCGGCCGCCGCATCCCCAACGAGGAGGCGGAGGCCGCGCCGGCGACTGCGCACATGTTCATCATCAACCCGCTGTCGGGTGCGCGGATGGACAACCTCTTCTCCACCCACCCGAACACGGCCAACCGCATCGCCGCGCTCCAGGACTTCGCGGCGGAAATCGGCTCCGGCCCGGCGCGGCTCGATCCGATCCCGGCCCGCACGCCCTCGCGCGGCCCGTGGGGCGGCGGTGGTCGCCGCTCGGGCGGCGGTGGCGGCAAGTGGAACGGCGGCGGCCGCCGCGGTTCCGGCCCCTGGGGCTGACGTCGCGTCCCCGCCTGTCGACAACGGGCGGGTTATCGGCCGGCTTCGGCGATGTCGAAGACCGCGCGGGCAGCCTTCCGCGCCCGGGGCGTGGGGGCGCGCGAGGTCGGCCTCCGGCGCGCGGCCGGTGACGGCGGCGACGAGTTCCTCGCCGCGGGCTTGACGCGGGGGGCACGGCTCGGGGCTATAGCGGAATGGCCCAGCAGAATGCGCATCGGCGGAATCGCGCCCGCCCGCCGAAGACGACCGGCACGGATCCCCGTGCCATCGCCACCACCATCGTCGACGCCGTGTGCGAGGCGCACACGCCGCTCGCCTACGCCCTGGAGGAGGTCGCGCCTGCGGCGGGGCGCCTGGAGCCCCGTGACGCTGCCCTCGCCCGCGCCATCGCCCGCGTCACGGTCCGGCGCCGCGGCGACATCGACTGGTGCCTCTCCCAACTCATGACGAAGAAGCTGCCGCGCAAGGCGAACGAGGTGCGCGCGGTGCTGCGCATGTCCGCCGCGCAGCTCCTCTTCATGCGACAGGCCGACCATGCGGCGGTC harbors:
- a CDS encoding CCA tRNA nucleotidyltransferase encodes the protein MTERSLPGQSFQLNAFWLSSPALASIFDAIEPVAPIRVVGGAVRNSLMGEPISDIDLATEAEPQDVARAASAAGIRVHETGIEHGTLTLVSQKMAFEVTTLREDVSTDGRRATVRFTRDWAKDAERRDFTMNALYLDRFGGGLDTVGGYADCLARRVRFIGDADQRIIEDHLRILRFFRFNASYGNGALDREGLEASRRHKDRIPNLAAERICHEMMKIVAAPRAADVLEIIGAEGFIDHAMPGPYDIPAFTALTSLERRVGREPTPPLAIAALLGLDRERFDAAASALRFSRRDRARALCAMEAARFMPPHSVPQINALLYDHGAEAFVDGLLVAAARGADIIDLPHLVSLARQWKRPRLPVNGSDLLEQGGEPGPGLGDRLSHLEDVWRQSDFSLDKIHLLAIDRQSRHPKE
- the htpX gene encoding zinc metalloprotease HtpX gives rise to the protein MNMFRTALLLAAMTAIFMGVGYLIGGPSGMVIAFGIAVATNLFAYWNSDKLVLRMHNAREVDERSAPEYYGLVRDLAARAGLPMPRVYILEEDQPNAFATGRNPDNAAVAATRGLLNMMSREEVAGVMAHELAHIQNRDTLTMTITATLAGAISMLANFAFLFGRRDSPAGTIGVIVTMIVAPIAAMLVQMAISRTREYSADRRGAEICGNPIWLASALQRLESGRRIPNEEAEAAPATAHMFIINPLSGARMDNLFSTHPNTANRIAALQDFAAEIGSGPARLDPIPARTPSRGPWGGGGRRSGGGGGKWNGGGRRGSGPWG
- a CDS encoding NUDIX hydrolase — its product is MNERSHDGERIADVDDGDAIADVVEEAAEDAAPGAPLVVEPHDPADPAVARLVERARLLHDPWARLSPDAPISGDHVLNPDWHGDETPPPPREAAVLIALAANAAGELGVILTERASHLSAHAGQVALPGGKIEKGETPTMAALREAEEEVELPPGAVEPLGIFEAYLTRTNYMVVPVLALVRERVTLRPHPGEVSEVFLAPWSRVMDAAYRHERSYELEGRRRRFYETMVGDKSVWGVTAGIFKVVSERLYGP
- a CDS encoding GNAT family N-acetyltransferase — translated: MTIDMSTIPAECIVKQGDDWMLVAPIPDAIAEEVAAYSVAQRATMKHIVGSEEVRRKVVGNRMRQDRLCAAIVNGEIAGCISYRMDGEGSVWPEAKRFREHFGPVSGTFRYMLAEATLHRGHRDELYLEGFKVDPAARGRGIGTALLHWLGSEVVRRGKSRWRTEASVTAAPAMRVYQGVGAKPTKTVHLGPIGRIADRPSFVVLVWEPPVDTPAGT
- a CDS encoding DUF6111 family protein; this encodes MIRIIVTQLILFALPFIFYFAYRVATRGATGAAVSDLSKAMFTLIVIGGLLVIASFAYFAVHGVNTEGRYIPARYVDGKLIPGHYETDN